Proteins co-encoded in one Scyliorhinus torazame isolate Kashiwa2021f chromosome 31, sScyTor2.1, whole genome shotgun sequence genomic window:
- the mogat3a gene encoding 2-acylglycerol O-acyltransferase 1 has translation MGIRFAPLHVPLERRLQTLGVLQWVFSFLGLAQCCLAIFVLLLLTDYWYIAALYAGWLYLDRETPGRGGRRSAWVRNWPMWRYFRDYFPITLVKTADLDPKHNYLFGFHPHGVLVAGAFGNFCTEATRFSQLFPGLTSYLLMLPFWFKVPFYREYIMCGGLVSSEKHSASYILSQEGGGQVAVVAVGGAPESLDARPGGLTIQLLRRKGFIKLALKTGAQLVPVFSFGENELFNQVENPPGSLLRKVQEKLQKVMGVALPLFHARGVFQYSFGLLPFRNPIYTVVGKPIPVEMNCSPSREEIEKLHQEYMDQLVRLFEDNKRKYGIADCSHLVLI, from the exons CGCAGTGCTGCCTGGCCATCTTTGTCCTGCTCCTGCTCACTGACTACTGGTACATCGCGGCCCTTTACGCTGGTTGGCTGTACTTGGACCGGGAGACGCCAGGGAGGGGCGGTCGGAGGTCAGCATGGGTCCGGAACTGGCCCATGTGGCGTTACTTCCGAGATTACTTCCCCATCACG CTGGTGAAAACAGCAGACTTGGATCCGAAGCACAATTACCTGTTTGGCTTCCACCCTCACGGTGTCCTGGTGGCTGGAGCGTTCGGGAATTTCTGCACGGAGGCCACCAGATTTTCCCAACTCTTCCCTGGTCTCACCTCCTACCTCCTGATGCTGCCCTTCTGGTTTAAGGTGCCCTTCTATCGAGAGTACATCATGTGCGGAG GGCTGGTCTCTTCGGAGAAGCACAGCGCCAGTTACATCCTGAGCCAGGAGGGGGGCGGCCaggtggcggtggtggcggtgggcGGGGCCCCAGAGTCGCTGGACGCCCGCCCGGGAGGCCTGACCATACAGTTGCTCAGGAGGAAGGGGTTCATCAAATTGGCACTGAAGACCGG CGCCCAACTCGTGCCGGTGTTTTCATTCGGCGAGAACGAGCTCTTCAACCAAGTGGAGAATCCTCCTGGCTCGCTGCTGCGGAAGGTGCAGGAGAAACTGCAGAAGGTGATGGGTGTGGCCCTCCCCCTGTTCCACGCTCGAGGGGTGTTCCAGTACAGCTTCGGCCTCCTGCCCTTCAGGAACCCCATCTACACCGTTG TTGGGAAGCCTATTCCTGTGGAGATGAACTGTAGCCCATCCCGTGAGGAAATAGAGAAATTGCATCAGGAATACATGGATCAGCTCGTCAGACTTTTTGAAGACAATAAGCGAAAGTACGGAATTGCTGATTGCAGCCACCTGGTGTTAATATAG